The Brasilonema sennae CENA114 genome includes a region encoding these proteins:
- a CDS encoding ABC transporter permease, producing the protein MNILESMKMAGKTLVSNKLRSALTMLGIVIGNASVIAMIGVGEGGQKFVNKELQSLGPNILFVIPGNRETQRISRKVSKNLVLEDAQAIASQVPTVAGVAPELNGRYVANYRNRNTNVNIIGTTSSFPKVRDFDTAKGRFFTDIDIKRNNQVVVLGANLAERLFGTTNPIGQQLRIKNASFQVIGVLEAKGSSLGADYDEAALVPITTSANRLVGRNSPYGIALDYIVASARDSNSVDAAEFQVTNLLRLRHKIISEDDFTIRTQKDALQTLGQITGALTIMLAAVAGISLFVGGIGIMNIMLVSVTERTQEIGLRKAIGATQQDVLSQFIIEAIILSAAGGLIGTAIGVSGIMVVSALTPLKAGISPVAIALAVGVSGGIGLFFGVVPARRAAQLDPIVALRSA; encoded by the coding sequence ATGAACATCCTAGAAAGTATGAAGATGGCAGGGAAAACCCTGGTGTCGAATAAGTTACGTAGCGCCCTGACGATGCTGGGTATTGTGATCGGGAATGCCTCAGTGATTGCCATGATTGGGGTTGGTGAAGGAGGGCAAAAGTTTGTCAACAAGGAATTGCAGTCCCTGGGACCAAATATCTTGTTTGTCATTCCTGGTAATCGTGAAACTCAGCGTATCAGCAGGAAAGTGTCGAAAAATCTAGTGCTGGAAGATGCGCAGGCGATCGCCTCTCAAGTGCCAACAGTAGCAGGAGTCGCGCCGGAGTTAAATGGCAGATATGTAGCCAATTACCGTAACAGAAATACCAATGTCAATATCATTGGCACAACTTCCAGCTTTCCCAAAGTACGCGACTTTGATACTGCCAAAGGTCGGTTTTTTACCGACATTGATATAAAGCGCAATAATCAAGTTGTTGTACTAGGTGCCAATTTAGCAGAAAGATTATTTGGTACTACTAACCCCATCGGTCAGCAGTTGCGAATCAAAAATGCTAGCTTTCAAGTTATTGGTGTCCTAGAAGCTAAAGGCTCAAGCTTGGGAGCTGATTATGACGAAGCAGCATTAGTACCAATCACAACCTCAGCAAATCGACTTGTCGGACGGAATTCTCCCTATGGGATTGCGTTAGATTACATAGTTGCCTCTGCTCGTGATAGCAACAGTGTTGATGCGGCAGAATTTCAAGTTACCAATTTGCTACGCCTGCGGCACAAAATTATCAGCGAAGATGATTTTACCATTCGCACTCAGAAGGATGCTTTGCAAACTCTTGGTCAAATCACAGGTGCTTTGACAATTATGCTGGCTGCTGTAGCTGGTATCTCCCTATTTGTCGGCGGTATCGGCATCATGAATATTATGCTCGTCTCCGTTACTGAACGCACTCAAGAAATTGGTTTACGTAAAGCTATTGGTGCAACTCAGCAGGATGTTCTGTCACAGTTCATCATAGAAGCGATCATTCTCTCAGCAGCAGGTGGGTTAATTGGCACTGCGATTGGTGTGAGCGGCATTATGGTAGTATCAGCCTTGACTCCACTAAAAGCAGGAATTTCTCCTGTAGCAATTGCCCTTGCAGTTGGTGTTTCTGGTGGTATTGGTTTATTCTTTGGTGTTGTACCTGCACGTCGTGCGGCTCAACTCGATCCAATTGTAGCGTTAAGAAGTGCTTGA
- a CDS encoding efflux RND transporter periplasmic adaptor subunit, translating into MTTYLETPVIDKKVKHPARWLIGLVAAGVLVIGATTTYTVVNRGTSKQDITALTVPVEAKDVTVRISASGIVQPVQSVNISPKNSGTLVQLYVEQGDKVTQGQIIAKMDSADIQARIAEARANLAQNQAQLDQVVAGNRPQEIDQAKARLAQAEAQLAQARAGNRPQEIAQAQAQVDAAQAKAKYTTEQLKRYQSLYQQGAEKKQLLDQAISEDNAAKASLLEAEKRLSLQQIGTRSEEVSQKEATVAESRAALQLSQAGSRPEEIAQRKAAVGAAQAKLKTEQVNLDNTIIRAPFSGIVTQKYANVGAYVTPTTSASSSASATSSSVVAVARGLEVLASVPEADIGRIKQGQQVEIVADAYPDQVFKGHVRLIAPEAVKEEGVTLFQIRVAIDTGRDKLRSGLNVNMTFLGDKVQDALLVPTVAIVTEKGNTGVLVPDAKNKPQFRPVTIGAQIKDQTQILEGVKGGDRIFLNPPADYMIQKKQEQEKK; encoded by the coding sequence ATGACTACATACTTAGAAACTCCTGTAATTGATAAAAAAGTTAAGCACCCAGCACGCTGGTTGATTGGTTTAGTAGCAGCTGGAGTATTGGTGATTGGTGCAACCACAACATACACAGTTGTCAATCGGGGGACAAGCAAACAAGACATAACTGCACTGACTGTCCCAGTAGAAGCCAAAGATGTGACTGTGCGAATTTCTGCTAGTGGTATAGTGCAGCCTGTTCAAAGCGTGAATATCAGCCCGAAAAACTCTGGAACTCTGGTACAGTTGTATGTTGAACAAGGCGACAAGGTTACCCAAGGGCAAATTATTGCCAAGATGGACAGTGCAGATATTCAAGCACGAATCGCTGAGGCTCGTGCAAACTTAGCACAGAACCAAGCACAGTTGGATCAAGTCGTTGCTGGGAATCGTCCTCAAGAAATTGATCAAGCAAAAGCACGTTTAGCACAAGCAGAGGCACAACTGGCTCAAGCGCGTGCAGGAAATCGTCCTCAAGAAATTGCCCAGGCACAAGCTCAAGTAGATGCCGCTCAAGCAAAGGCTAAATATACAACCGAACAACTCAAGCGTTACCAATCTCTCTACCAGCAGGGAGCTGAGAAAAAACAATTGCTTGACCAAGCCATAAGTGAAGATAATGCTGCTAAGGCGAGTTTGCTAGAAGCGGAAAAACGCCTATCTCTACAACAAATTGGCACTCGTTCTGAAGAAGTTTCTCAAAAAGAAGCAACAGTTGCTGAATCACGAGCAGCTTTGCAATTATCACAAGCAGGTTCCCGTCCTGAGGAAATTGCCCAACGTAAAGCAGCTGTTGGAGCTGCTCAAGCTAAGTTAAAAACAGAGCAAGTAAATTTAGACAATACGATTATCCGCGCTCCCTTTTCCGGAATTGTCACCCAGAAGTACGCCAATGTTGGTGCGTACGTCACACCAACAACTTCCGCTTCCTCAAGTGCATCGGCAACTTCTAGTTCTGTTGTTGCTGTCGCACGCGGCTTAGAAGTTCTGGCGAGTGTCCCAGAAGCTGATATAGGTAGAATTAAGCAGGGGCAGCAGGTAGAAATTGTCGCCGATGCCTATCCTGATCAAGTATTTAAAGGTCATGTGCGCTTGATTGCTCCTGAAGCAGTCAAGGAAGAAGGTGTCACATTGTTCCAGATCCGGGTGGCAATTGATACAGGACGAGACAAATTGCGTTCTGGCTTGAACGTGAACATGACCTTTTTAGGTGATAAAGTACAAGATGCCTTACTCGTGCCAACTGTAGCAATTGTCACTGAAAAGGGTAACACAGGTGTCTTAGTGCCAGATGCAAAGAATAAACCCCAGTTTCGTCCTGTCACAATCGGAGCACAAATCAAAGACCAAACTCAGATTTTAGAAGGAGTAAAAGGGGGCGATCGCATCTTTCTCAACCCACCTGCAGATTACATGATTCAGAAAAAGCAGGAACAGGAAAAGAAATGA